One Actinomadura viridis genomic region harbors:
- a CDS encoding ACT domain-containing protein, translated as MTSPPSHRFHLVRSPFSVDFVPEATFPDDDEWIALVRVPEGLTVIREAPPFGDGTRWAGLLADRSHTPDATAALAALTGALAAAGLPVLAVTTHHGDLVLVPERRVTEAAAALKEAGHEVVEPPA; from the coding sequence ATGACCTCGCCGCCGTCCCACCGCTTCCACCTCGTGCGCTCGCCGTTCAGCGTGGACTTCGTGCCCGAGGCGACGTTCCCGGACGACGACGAGTGGATCGCGCTGGTCCGGGTCCCGGAGGGGCTGACCGTCATCCGGGAGGCGCCGCCGTTCGGCGACGGCACTCGCTGGGCGGGGCTGCTCGCCGACCGGTCGCACACCCCGGACGCGACGGCGGCGCTGGCCGCGCTGACCGGCGCGCTGGCCGCCGCCGGCCTGCCGGTCCTCGCCGTCACCACCCACCACGGCGATCTGGTGCTCGTCCCGGAACGCCGGGTCACCGAGGCCGCCGCCGCGCTCAAGGAGGCCGGTCACGAGGTGGTCGAGCCGCCCGCCTGA
- a CDS encoding NUDIX domain-containing protein, with the protein MEGDGDGWARCSRGHTHWGRHGAAGLLAYHRDERGDVQVLLQQRAWWGLGGGTWGMFGGATHSHEDPITGALRETAEECTLDTSRVTVHGVRTEDHGGWHFASVVGSLPALEKVRPASRETRRAAWVPLEEVTRKRLFPPFAACWPLLSQALKRLVLVVDAANVVGARADGWWKDRPGANARLRDELAVLKDGVSGIPEGLLPYDSCFPEVVLVVEGEAREIAGRPGDAGGVRVVAAPGSGDDEIVGLVSRRDPGAAYLVVTADRELRARSEAAGAAVVGPRWLLGCLTG; encoded by the coding sequence ATGGAAGGCGACGGCGACGGCTGGGCACGATGCTCGAGGGGACACACGCACTGGGGCCGGCACGGCGCGGCGGGCCTGCTGGCCTACCACCGCGACGAGCGCGGCGACGTACAGGTGCTGTTGCAGCAGCGCGCCTGGTGGGGGCTCGGCGGCGGTACGTGGGGGATGTTCGGCGGGGCGACGCACAGCCATGAGGACCCGATCACGGGCGCCCTCCGGGAGACCGCCGAGGAGTGCACCCTCGACACCAGCCGGGTGACCGTGCACGGCGTCCGCACCGAGGACCACGGCGGCTGGCACTTCGCCTCCGTGGTCGGTTCCCTCCCGGCGCTGGAGAAGGTGCGGCCGGCGTCCCGCGAGACGCGCAGGGCCGCCTGGGTCCCCCTGGAGGAGGTCACCCGCAAACGCCTGTTCCCGCCGTTCGCCGCGTGCTGGCCCCTGCTGAGCCAGGCGCTGAAGCGGCTGGTCCTGGTCGTGGACGCCGCCAACGTCGTGGGCGCCCGCGCGGACGGCTGGTGGAAGGACCGCCCCGGCGCCAACGCCCGGCTGCGCGACGAGCTGGCCGTGCTGAAGGACGGCGTCTCCGGCATCCCCGAGGGCCTGCTCCCGTACGACAGCTGCTTCCCCGAGGTCGTCCTGGTGGTCGAGGGCGAGGCCAGGGAGATCGCCGGCCGGCCCGGGGACGCGGGCGGGGTCCGTGTGGTGGCGGCCCCCGGCAGCGGCGACGACGAGATCGTGGGGCTGGTGAGCCGCCGCGACCCCGGCGCGGCCTACCTCGTCGTCACCGCCGACCGCGAGCTGCGCGCCCGCAGCGAGGCGGCCGGAGCCGCGGTCGTCGGCCCACGCTGGCTGCTCGGCTGCCTCACCGGCTGA